In the Glycine max cultivar Williams 82 chromosome 19, Glycine_max_v4.0, whole genome shotgun sequence genome, CGCTTAGCGTGAgcaagctcggcttagcgcgtgaagatatggcgcttagcgcaaggttTGCGCTTAGCAGATAAGCAATCTAAAAATTTTCTAAGTCATTTTCTGCTTATCTCTTCACACATAATTTTAACAACCCTttttgttcattactaaacaagctgaagttaatcacaatcacaagcaagatgtcctaactacatgcaagaattaaaaatgaagatagagaagggaaagaaaagctgggttgcctcccagtaagcacttctttaacgtcattagcttgacgcatcatcCTGTTATCCAGGATCCAATAATGTTCCCACTACAAGGACCTTATTCTCAGGTCTtctttcctccatcacatgaaCTTTAAAACAGACATTTCGGTCAGGTGGTTTTTTATCTTCATGAAATAGATCAAAGCTGATTTTCGGATCTGCTATGCCCATTTGCAACATCTTCTTTCCCATATCTACTACACAGCTTGCAGTAGACATGAATGGGTGaccaagaatgagaggaatatCAGCATCCTCTTCTATGTCTATCACAACGAAATCAGCTGGGAATATAAGGTGTTTCACCTTCACCAAAGcatcttcaatcactccatatgGTCTTGCGATGGAGCGATCAACTAACTGGAGGGTCATGCGTGAAGgtattatctctatctctccaagtcGCCAGCACATAGAGAGAGGCATTAagttgatactagctcccaagtctatgaaAGCTTTTCCTATAGCAACCTCACCAATGGAACACGATATCGTGACAAATttaggatctttgtgcttaggtggaagaatgCATTGAATCACAGCACTACAATTGCCTTCCACCATAATTCTGTCACTG is a window encoding:
- the LOC102670482 gene encoding uncharacterized protein codes for the protein MLTKKNRYIYSDRIMVEGNCSAVIQCILPPKHKDPKFVTISCSIGEVAIGKAFIDLGASINLMPLSMCWRLGEIEIIPSRMTLQLVDRSIARPYGVIEDALVKVKHLIFPADFVVIDIEEDADIPLILGHPFMSTASCVVDMGKKMLQMGIADPKISFDLFHEDKKPPDRNVCFKVHVMEERRPENKVLVVGTLLDPG